The Nostoc sp. NIES-3756 DNA window GTAACCCGCCAGTGTGGATTAATAACAAGCGATCGCCAATAGAAAAATATCCTTGGTTAAGCAAATCCATGACACCATAAAACATCTTAGCCGTGTATACTTGATCTAGAGGTATACCGTGGGTTTGCGTAAACTGCTGGCTGAATAATAACAAATCATCTTTTACCTTGGCATAACCGCCAAAATGATAATCACAAATCAATTCCCACGGTGCAGGAGAACTATATGGTGCAGGTAATCCAGTTGCGAGATAATTCTGCATTAAGTTGTCGATATCCTGTGCTAAAAATCCTCCATTTTTTAATATAGGAAAACCAAGCACGCGCTGTTTAGGGTTAAGCGCTAGGGCAATACCTGCTAAAGTTGTCGCAGTACCACAGGCTACACACACAGTATCAAATACTTGCATTGCCGCAGTTACTATTTCTAAACAACCCCGTACACCATTTAAGTTACTACCACCTTCAGGAATGATAAAAACTTCTCCAAAGCGTTTCTTTAAATCTGCGTGTAACTCAGAACTGTGCTTATTTCGATAAGTTTGACGATCAACATAAACAAGCTGCATATCTTGTTGTAAAGCAAAACTCAACGTTGAGTTTAAAGGTAGTGTTTCTTCTCCACGAATCACACCAATGGTTGTAAAGCCCAGTAACTTACCTGCGGCGGCTGTGGCAAAAATGTGATTAGAATATGCACCACCAAAGGTAAGTAATTTTGTATAACCTTTTTCCTTGGCTTCAGCGAGATTGTATTTTAGCTTATACCACTTATTCCCGTTTACCCACGGGTGCATTAAGTCAAGGCGTAATACATACAGTTCCACTCCTAAGCTACTAGCAATCTCACTATCAATTTTTTGCGTAGGAGGAGGAACAAAATTCAACGACATAAGGACTTATGATTATTAAAAGTTATATTATTTTTCTTTCTTTTCAAAAAATTTCTCAAACTAGCTGACAGAAACGGCATGGATGTGTAAAGTAGTTGATGACTGTTAAACACATTTAAACTTTGACACATCCATCTATGGATAGAAAAACCAAACGCCTCTTGCTGCTTGTGACTTCTTGTAGTGTAGCGGGTGTAATTTTAGGGGGAACCGCTAGCTGGGCTGAAAGTAGTCTTTGCTTA harbors:
- a CDS encoding 1-aminocyclopropane-1-carboxylate deaminase/D-cysteine desulfhydrase, coding for MSLNFVPPPTQKIDSEIASSLGVELYVLRLDLMHPWVNGNKWYKLKYNLAEAKEKGYTKLLTFGGAYSNHIFATAAAGKLLGFTTIGVIRGEETLPLNSTLSFALQQDMQLVYVDRQTYRNKHSSELHADLKKRFGEVFIIPEGGSNLNGVRGCLEIVTAAMQVFDTVCVACGTATTLAGIALALNPKQRVLGFPILKNGGFLAQDIDNLMQNYLATGLPAPYSSPAPWELICDYHFGGYAKVKDDLLLFSQQFTQTHGIPLDQVYTAKMFYGVMDLLNQGYFSIGDRLLLIHTGGLQGNTILDFKF